The following proteins are encoded in a genomic region of Leifsonia psychrotolerans:
- a CDS encoding heavy-metal-associated domain-containing protein, producing the protein MTTVEYAVTGMTCSHCERSVTAEVGQLAGVSAVEVNAATGVLRVTSDAPLNDSLVFAAVDEAGYQAARA; encoded by the coding sequence ATGACCACCGTGGAATACGCCGTCACCGGAATGACCTGCTCACACTGCGAGCGTTCGGTAACCGCCGAAGTCGGCCAACTGGCCGGTGTGAGCGCCGTCGAGGTCAATGCCGCCACCGGCGTACTCCGGGTGACCAGTGACGCACCGCTGAACGACTCGCTCGTCTTCGCCGCTGTCGACGAGGCTGGCTACCAGGCCGCGCGGGCCTGA
- a CDS encoding SIMPL domain-containing protein → MQETVITVQGRHTAWHPPERATAAVTVAFEGPRRQLVVSDTTRVADAVRTTIVDRHDSPAGPVTRWSSDAVNVWSTVPWNNEGIQLPPVFHAAIGFSVRFKDFAVLTQWIEEIADRDGVSVGNIEWSLTEARKAAMTATVQALAVNNATTKASVYAKSIGLGSVRAIALADPGMLGDNSGGVSAGGVHDGIFVRALAVSGESELSLKPQELEISAAIDARFVAV, encoded by the coding sequence ATGCAAGAGACAGTCATCACCGTGCAGGGACGACACACGGCGTGGCACCCGCCCGAGCGAGCGACAGCAGCCGTGACGGTGGCATTCGAGGGTCCCCGTCGGCAACTCGTGGTGAGCGATACGACTCGGGTGGCGGATGCCGTGCGCACGACGATCGTCGATCGTCACGATTCGCCGGCCGGGCCGGTGACCCGCTGGTCGTCTGACGCCGTGAACGTGTGGAGTACGGTTCCATGGAACAACGAGGGCATCCAGCTTCCCCCGGTGTTTCACGCAGCAATCGGCTTCAGCGTGCGGTTCAAGGATTTCGCCGTGTTGACCCAGTGGATCGAAGAGATCGCCGACCGTGACGGCGTGAGCGTCGGGAATATCGAGTGGTCGCTGACCGAAGCGCGGAAGGCCGCGATGACCGCCACGGTGCAGGCGCTCGCGGTGAACAATGCCACGACGAAGGCCAGTGTGTATGCCAAGAGCATCGGTCTCGGGTCGGTGCGGGCGATCGCACTCGCCGACCCGGGAATGCTGGGCGATAACAGCGGTGGGGTGTCGGCTGGGGGCGTCCATGACGGGATTTTCGTGCGTGCCCTGGCGGTATCGGGGGAGTCCGAACTCAGCCTCAAGCCGCAAGAGCTTGAGATCTCGGCGGCCATCGACGCCCGCTTCGTCGCCGTCTAG